From Camelus dromedarius isolate mCamDro1 chromosome 2, mCamDro1.pat, whole genome shotgun sequence, one genomic window encodes:
- the LOC116154898 gene encoding keratin-associated protein 20-2-like — MSFYNNYCGGLGYGYGGLGCGYGCGYGGYGYACYHPCCYGRYWSSGFY, encoded by the coding sequence ATGAGCTTCTACAACAACTACTGTGGTGGCCTGGGCTATGGCTATGGTGGCCTGGGATGTGGCTATGGATGTGGCTACGGTGGCTATGGCTATGCCTGCTACCACCCATGCTGCTATGGAAGATACTGGTCTTCTGGCTTCTACTGA